The following are encoded in a window of Amycolatopsis solani genomic DNA:
- the dapF gene encoding diaminopimelate epimerase, with the protein MGGIEFLKGHGTQNDFVLLPDPAGRLELTEARVAALCDRRRGLGADGVLRVVRAAALDEPSAGEWFMDYRNADGSIAEMCGNGTRVFARYLVEAGLETAGEFVIGTRAGDRPLVVHPDRSVTVQMGPATITGTSVTVVAGRPFSGVAVNVGNPHLVSVLDDDVADLDLRDQPDFDHDVFPHGVNLEFVNRLGEGALRMRVHERGVGETRACGTGTVAAVAAAFHLAGTDTGSSTVDIPGGRVEVTVSRGASTLSGPAEIVARGEIDEAWWAAAGS; encoded by the coding sequence ATGGGCGGAATCGAGTTCCTCAAGGGGCACGGCACGCAGAACGACTTCGTGCTGCTCCCCGATCCGGCGGGCCGCCTCGAGCTGACCGAGGCGAGGGTCGCCGCGCTGTGCGACCGCCGCCGCGGCCTCGGGGCCGACGGCGTGCTCCGCGTCGTCCGCGCCGCCGCGCTCGACGAGCCGTCCGCGGGCGAGTGGTTCATGGACTACCGCAACGCCGACGGGTCGATCGCGGAGATGTGCGGCAACGGCACGCGCGTCTTCGCCCGCTACCTCGTCGAAGCGGGCCTGGAGACCGCGGGCGAGTTCGTCATCGGCACCCGCGCCGGCGACCGCCCGCTGGTGGTGCACCCGGACCGCTCGGTGACCGTGCAGATGGGCCCGGCGACGATCACCGGCACGTCGGTCACGGTGGTGGCCGGCCGTCCGTTCTCCGGCGTCGCGGTGAACGTCGGCAACCCGCACCTGGTGTCGGTGCTCGACGACGACGTCGCGGACCTCGACCTGCGCGACCAGCCCGACTTCGACCACGACGTCTTCCCGCACGGGGTGAACCTCGAGTTCGTCAACCGCCTCGGCGAAGGCGCGCTGCGGATGCGCGTGCACGAACGCGGGGTGGGGGAGACGCGGGCGTGCGGCACCGGCACGGTCGCCGCGGTGGCGGCCGCCTTCCACCTGGCGGGCACCGACACCGGATCATCCACTGTGGACATCCCGGGCGGCCGGGTCGAGGTCACGGTGTCGCGGGGCGCGTCGACGCTGTCGGGCCCGGCGGAGATCGTGGCCCGCGGCGAGATCGACGAAGCCTGGTGGGCCGCCGCCGGTTCCTGA
- a CDS encoding MFS transporter, with protein sequence MHRGSLFRHADFRRLWAADTASQFGTAVGYTAIPLLAAVTLAATPFEMGLLTAAETVAFLLIGLPAGVWVDRLRRRRVMLTADFARFALLLTVPLAWWAGVLTLAQLLVVVLLVGVATVFFDIAYQSYLPSLVGRERLLEGNAKLQAVQSVAHIAGPSGAGVLVQLAGAASTVLITAFGYLTSALCLLRIRAVEPEPEPAGHARLLPRIAEGLRFVFSDKPLRASVACTATANLFNGAFTAVQVLFLTRTVGLSPAVVGVVLAMGGAGGITGAIASGALTRRIGQARAIWLVPLLTWPAHLLVPPAAPGWRLVLAAAGSVVFGFGVIVYNVASVSYRQAICPDRLLGRMNASARFVVWGTIPLGGLLGGALGEGLGLRGAIWIAVAGEAAAALWVVCSPLRHMRDLPTEAKTGSEAA encoded by the coding sequence ATGCACAGGGGGTCACTTTTCCGCCACGCCGACTTTCGCCGGCTCTGGGCCGCCGACACGGCCAGCCAGTTCGGGACCGCCGTCGGCTACACCGCCATTCCGCTGCTCGCGGCGGTGACGCTGGCCGCGACACCGTTCGAGATGGGCCTGCTGACCGCGGCCGAGACGGTCGCGTTCCTGCTGATCGGGCTGCCCGCCGGGGTGTGGGTCGACCGGCTGCGCCGCCGCCGCGTCATGCTCACCGCCGACTTCGCCCGCTTCGCCCTGCTGCTCACCGTGCCGCTCGCCTGGTGGGCGGGGGTGCTGACGCTCGCCCAGCTGCTGGTCGTCGTGCTGCTCGTCGGCGTCGCGACGGTGTTCTTCGACATCGCCTACCAGTCGTACCTGCCCTCGCTCGTCGGCCGCGAGCGCCTTCTGGAGGGCAACGCGAAGCTGCAGGCCGTCCAGTCGGTCGCGCACATCGCCGGCCCGAGCGGCGCGGGCGTGCTGGTCCAGCTGGCCGGCGCGGCGAGCACGGTGCTCATCACCGCCTTCGGCTACCTCACGTCGGCGCTGTGCCTGCTGCGCATCCGCGCCGTCGAGCCGGAGCCCGAACCCGCCGGACACGCCCGGCTGCTGCCGCGGATCGCGGAGGGCCTGCGGTTCGTCTTCTCGGACAAGCCGCTGCGGGCCAGCGTGGCCTGCACGGCGACGGCGAACCTCTTCAACGGCGCCTTCACCGCCGTCCAGGTGCTGTTCCTGACGCGTACCGTCGGTCTCTCCCCCGCCGTCGTCGGCGTGGTGCTGGCCATGGGCGGCGCGGGCGGCATCACCGGCGCGATCGCCTCCGGTGCCCTCACGCGGCGGATCGGCCAAGCCCGCGCGATCTGGCTCGTCCCCCTGCTCACCTGGCCCGCGCACCTGCTGGTCCCGCCGGCCGCTCCGGGCTGGCGGCTGGTGCTCGCCGCGGCCGGCTCGGTGGTGTTCGGGTTCGGCGTGATCGTCTACAACGTCGCCTCGGTCTCCTACCGGCAGGCGATCTGCCCCGACCGGCTGCTCGGCCGGATGAACGCGAGTGCGCGGTTCGTCGTCTGGGGCACGATCCCGCTCGGCGGGCTGCTGGGCGGCGCGCTCGGGGAAGGGCTCGGGCTGCGCGGGGCGATCTGGATCGCGGTGGCCGGGGAGGCGGCCGCGGCGCTGTGGGTCGTGTGCTCGCCGCTGCGGCACATGCGCGACCTGCCGACCGAAGCGAAAACCGGTTCCGAGGCCGCCTAG
- the valS gene encoding valine--tRNA ligase — protein sequence MNTPYERPRVPDKVGVDGLEAKWVPVWEATGAYRFDRTKTREEVYSIDTPPPTVSGSLHIGHVFSFTQTDVVARFKRMRGFEVFYPMGWDDNGLPTERRVQNHFGVRCEPSLPYDPDFRAPEKPGKDVVAISRRNFVELCETLTVTDEKVFEELWRQLGLSVDWTMTYQTIGHDSRLISQRAFLRNLERGEAYQAEAPTLWDVSFRTAVAQAELEDRERRGAFHDLAFTGPGGADVVIATTRPELLPACVALVAHPDDERFKPLFGKTVRTPVFGVEVPVVAHHLADPEKGRGIAMVCTFGDTTDVTWWRELRLATRVVLGRDGRFLPDAPHGVPAEAYAPLVGKTVHTGREIMVRLLREAGALQGEPRPITHSVKFYEKGDKPLEIVASRQWYLRNGGNDEAFRAKMLARGEELNWVPKHMKVRYSSWVENLAGDWLVSRQRFFGVPIPLWYRLDAHGEPDYDARLLPDALPVDPSSDVPPGFTEDQRGVPGGFVAEADVMDTWATSSLTPQIVGRWTLDDDLFSRVFPMDLRPQAHEIIRTWLFSTAVRAELEHGVLPWRAASIAGWVLDPDRKKMSKSKGNATTPVDLLERFGSDAVRYWAASARPGVDTAVDEGQMKVGRRLATKLLNASRFALGLGVPPGDAVATEPLDRALLASLATVVSQATAALEALDYARALQVTETFFWTFCDDYVELVKGRAYGDLGPAAAESAQAALVTALSAVLRLFAPFLPFATEEVWSWWREGSVHRASWPAPPAVEGDPELLALAGEVIAAVRRAKTDAKVSMRTAVETLTVTGPAELLARFADIQADIRVAGAITSVETREGEFAVEAKI from the coding sequence ATGAATACCCCATACGAGCGCCCGCGAGTCCCGGACAAGGTCGGTGTCGACGGTCTGGAGGCCAAGTGGGTACCCGTATGGGAAGCCACCGGCGCCTACCGCTTCGACCGGACGAAGACCCGCGAAGAGGTCTACTCGATCGACACGCCGCCGCCGACGGTCAGCGGGTCGCTGCACATCGGGCACGTCTTCTCCTTCACCCAGACCGACGTGGTGGCGCGGTTCAAGCGGATGCGCGGGTTCGAGGTGTTCTACCCGATGGGGTGGGACGACAACGGCCTGCCGACCGAACGCCGGGTGCAGAACCACTTCGGCGTCCGCTGCGAGCCGTCGCTGCCCTACGACCCGGACTTCCGCGCCCCGGAGAAACCGGGCAAGGACGTGGTCGCGATCTCGCGGCGCAACTTCGTCGAACTGTGCGAAACGCTGACCGTGACCGACGAAAAGGTCTTCGAGGAACTGTGGCGGCAGCTCGGGCTGTCGGTCGACTGGACGATGACCTACCAGACGATCGGGCACGACTCGCGGCTGATCTCGCAGCGCGCATTCCTGCGCAACCTCGAGCGCGGCGAGGCCTACCAGGCCGAGGCGCCGACGCTCTGGGACGTGTCGTTCCGCACCGCCGTGGCCCAGGCCGAGCTGGAGGACCGCGAACGCCGGGGTGCCTTCCACGACCTCGCGTTCACCGGCCCCGGCGGCGCCGACGTCGTGATCGCGACGACCCGGCCCGAGTTGCTGCCCGCGTGCGTCGCACTGGTGGCGCACCCGGACGACGAACGGTTCAAGCCGCTGTTCGGGAAGACCGTGCGGACGCCGGTGTTCGGCGTCGAGGTGCCGGTGGTGGCGCACCACCTCGCGGACCCGGAGAAGGGCCGCGGCATCGCGATGGTGTGCACGTTCGGCGACACCACCGACGTCACGTGGTGGCGGGAGCTGCGCCTGGCGACGCGGGTGGTGCTGGGCCGCGACGGCCGGTTCCTGCCCGACGCGCCGCACGGCGTGCCGGCGGAGGCGTACGCGCCGCTGGTGGGCAAGACCGTCCACACCGGACGCGAGATCATGGTGCGGCTGCTGCGCGAAGCCGGCGCCCTCCAGGGGGAACCGCGGCCGATCACGCACTCGGTGAAGTTCTACGAAAAGGGCGACAAGCCCCTGGAAATCGTCGCGAGCCGGCAGTGGTACCTGCGCAACGGCGGCAACGACGAGGCGTTCCGGGCGAAGATGCTGGCCCGCGGCGAGGAACTGAACTGGGTGCCGAAGCACATGAAGGTGCGGTACTCGTCGTGGGTCGAGAACCTGGCCGGCGACTGGCTGGTCAGCCGTCAGCGCTTCTTCGGTGTGCCGATCCCGTTGTGGTACCGCCTCGACGCGCACGGCGAGCCGGACTACGACGCCCGCCTGCTGCCGGACGCGCTGCCCGTGGACCCGAGCAGCGACGTCCCACCGGGATTCACCGAGGACCAGCGCGGGGTGCCCGGCGGCTTCGTCGCCGAAGCCGACGTGATGGACACCTGGGCGACGTCGTCGCTGACGCCGCAGATCGTCGGCCGGTGGACCCTCGACGACGACCTGTTTTCCCGCGTGTTCCCGATGGACCTGCGACCGCAGGCGCACGAGATCATCCGCACCTGGCTGTTCTCGACGGCGGTGCGCGCGGAGCTGGAACACGGCGTGCTGCCGTGGCGGGCGGCGTCGATCGCGGGCTGGGTGCTCGACCCCGACCGCAAGAAGATGTCGAAGTCCAAGGGCAACGCGACGACCCCGGTCGACCTGCTGGAGCGCTTCGGCTCGGACGCGGTCCGCTACTGGGCCGCGAGCGCGCGGCCGGGGGTCGACACCGCGGTGGACGAAGGCCAGATGAAGGTCGGCCGCCGCCTGGCGACGAAGCTGCTCAACGCGAGCCGGTTCGCGCTGGGCCTGGGGGTGCCGCCGGGTGACGCGGTCGCCACCGAACCGCTGGACCGGGCGCTGCTGGCATCCTTGGCGACGGTCGTCTCCCAGGCCACGGCGGCCCTGGAGGCCCTGGACTACGCGCGGGCGCTGCAGGTCACGGAGACGTTCTTCTGGACCTTCTGCGACGACTACGTCGAGCTGGTGAAGGGCCGCGCGTACGGCGACCTCGGCCCGGCGGCCGCTGAATCCGCGCAGGCGGCGCTGGTGACGGCGCTGTCGGCGGTGCTGCGGCTGTTCGCGCCGTTCCTGCCGTTCGCGACCGAGGAGGTCTGGTCGTGGTGGCGGGAGGGGTCGGTGCACCGGGCTTCGTGGCCCGCTCCCCCGGCCGTCGAAGGCGACCCGGAGCTGCTCGCGCTGGCCGGCGAGGTGATCGCGGCGGTGCGCCGGGCGAAGACGGACGCCAAGGTGTCGATGCGGACCGCCGTCGAGACGCTGACCGTGACCGGCCCGGCGGAGCTGCTGGCCCGGTTCGCGGACATCCAGGCGGACATCCGCGTCGCGGGTGCGATCACTTCGGTGGAGACGCGCGAAGGCGAGTTCGCGGTGGAAGCGAAGATCTAG
- a CDS encoding esterase-like activity of phytase family protein, producing the protein MRWVVALVFLAVFGGSVPASAAETPQPFCTMKDSRIGELSGLVSDGSKFYAINDGGTKVQVFVLGRDCKVQKVLTDKTDPFDVEDLARTPDGTLWLSDTGDNQKGRLTVALLEMSPDGKVKLHRLTYPDGQHDTEALLMDKSGTPYLITKDILGEARVYRPSGPLASPGPTNLEKVGSLKIETTDTQGGPVGSIGSVLVTGGASMADGSVVALRTYTDAYVYAAPDGDLLAALQRNPVRIPLPGEKQGEAIAFDPDGTLVSGSEGVGQPLRTVRGAAALAAQSGAPAEGTTSTGTGASSGSAGDGAGLPVLPAAGITLAVVGVGWFGFSKLRRRSRR; encoded by the coding sequence GTGCGCTGGGTTGTCGCGTTGGTCTTCTTGGCCGTGTTCGGCGGGTCGGTGCCCGCTTCGGCGGCCGAGACGCCACAGCCGTTTTGCACGATGAAGGACTCGCGCATCGGCGAGCTGTCCGGCCTGGTCTCCGACGGCTCGAAGTTCTACGCGATCAACGACGGCGGCACCAAGGTGCAGGTGTTCGTGCTCGGGCGGGACTGCAAGGTGCAGAAGGTCCTCACGGACAAGACCGACCCCTTCGACGTCGAGGACCTCGCCCGCACGCCGGACGGGACGCTGTGGCTGTCGGACACCGGCGACAACCAGAAGGGGCGGCTCACGGTCGCCCTGCTGGAGATGAGCCCCGACGGCAAGGTGAAGCTGCACCGCCTCACCTACCCCGACGGCCAGCACGACACCGAAGCGCTGCTGATGGACAAGTCGGGGACGCCGTACCTGATCACCAAGGACATCCTGGGCGAGGCTCGCGTGTACCGGCCTTCCGGGCCGCTGGCGAGCCCGGGACCGACCAACCTGGAGAAGGTCGGCTCGCTGAAGATCGAGACGACGGACACCCAGGGCGGCCCGGTCGGGTCGATCGGCTCGGTGCTGGTCACCGGCGGCGCCTCGATGGCCGACGGCAGTGTCGTCGCGCTGCGGACGTACACGGACGCCTATGTGTACGCGGCTCCGGACGGGGATCTTCTGGCCGCGCTGCAGCGCAATCCGGTCCGGATCCCGTTGCCGGGGGAGAAGCAGGGCGAAGCGATCGCGTTCGACCCCGACGGGACGCTGGTTTCCGGCAGCGAAGGCGTGGGCCAGCCCCTCCGCACGGTGCGGGGCGCGGCGGCTCTGGCCGCGCAGTCCGGCGCACCGGCGGAGGGGACGACCTCGACCGGCACCGGCGCGTCGTCCGGCTCGGCGGGGGACGGGGCCGGGCTCCCCGTCCTGCCCGCGGCCGGGATCACGCTCGCGGTGGTCGGCGTCGGCTGGTTCGGCTTCAGCAAGCTGCGTCGCCGTTCTCGCCGCTGA
- the lexA gene encoding transcriptional repressor LexA: MPEVYDVDETLTVRQQQVLDVIRSWVSRFGYPPSVREIGEAVGLTSTSSVSHQLRALQRKGYLRRDANRPRAVGVLSATDDNPMGIEMDQQPVMPKAAYVPLVGRIAAGGPVLAEQAIEDVFPLPREIVGEGELFLLKVTGDSMIDAAITDGDWVVVRQQPDADNGEIVAAMIDGEATVKTFKRKNGHIWLMPHNEAYEPIPGDDATVLGKVVAVLRRL, translated from the coding sequence ATGCCCGAGGTGTACGACGTGGACGAGACCCTCACCGTCCGCCAGCAGCAGGTCCTCGACGTGATCCGCTCGTGGGTGAGCCGGTTCGGCTATCCACCCAGTGTCCGCGAGATCGGCGAAGCGGTCGGGCTGACGTCGACGTCGTCGGTCTCCCACCAGCTGCGTGCCCTGCAGCGCAAGGGTTATCTGCGCCGGGACGCGAACCGCCCGCGCGCGGTCGGCGTCCTCTCGGCGACCGACGACAACCCCATGGGCATCGAGATGGACCAGCAGCCGGTCATGCCGAAGGCGGCGTACGTGCCGCTGGTCGGCCGGATCGCCGCCGGTGGCCCGGTGCTGGCCGAGCAGGCCATCGAGGACGTCTTCCCGCTGCCGCGGGAGATCGTCGGCGAGGGCGAGCTGTTCCTGCTGAAGGTCACCGGTGACTCGATGATCGACGCGGCCATCACCGACGGCGACTGGGTCGTGGTCCGGCAGCAGCCGGACGCCGACAACGGCGAGATCGTCGCGGCCATGATCGACGGCGAGGCCACGGTCAAGACGTTCAAGCGCAAGAACGGCCACATCTGGCTGATGCCGCACAACGAGGCGTACGAGCCGATCCCCGGCGACGACGCGACGGTGCTCGGCAAGGTCGTGGCGGTGCTCCGCCGCCTTTAG
- a CDS encoding ArsR/SmtB family transcription factor, which yields MPAEKRRVATEAEAAALASGIRLRIIRLTFSEALTNKELAERLGRDPATTLHHVRKLVETGFLAAQPPRRGARGAKEIPYLSTGLSWTLDSCGDKDVEQAVLEAYLAEIADTGFEGVHQSRLVVQVAPEERAELESRLNALLEEFRARPRRPGAERTAVYLATYPST from the coding sequence GTGCCCGCTGAGAAACGACGTGTCGCGACCGAAGCCGAGGCCGCCGCGCTGGCCTCCGGAATACGGCTGCGCATCATCCGGTTGACCTTCTCGGAGGCGCTGACGAACAAGGAGCTGGCCGAAAGGCTGGGCCGGGACCCCGCGACGACCCTGCACCACGTGCGCAAGCTCGTCGAGACCGGCTTCCTGGCCGCGCAGCCGCCGCGTCGCGGAGCCCGGGGCGCGAAAGAAATTCCGTACCTTTCGACGGGACTTTCGTGGACACTCGACTCATGCGGTGACAAGGACGTGGAACAGGCGGTGCTCGAGGCCTATCTGGCCGAGATCGCCGACACCGGATTCGAGGGCGTGCACCAGTCGCGCCTGGTCGTCCAGGTGGCCCCCGAGGAGCGAGCGGAGCTGGAAAGCCGGCTCAACGCCCTGCTCGAGGAGTTCCGCGCGCGCCCCCGCCGTCCCGGCGCGGAGCGCACCGCGGTCTACCTCGCCACCTATCCCAGCACGTAA
- a CDS encoding LysM peptidoglycan-binding domain-containing protein has translation MSILAERGPARPATPVPAQPRPVHVLRGRRGEVQRPPTRARVVAGRRPAGSPCAAPRRVPVRWPWLAALAVASCLVVAGLGLLGGGASGAPVPERTATVSVEQGDTLSSLAARFAPQSEPGAVVARIKELNRLDQAVLVPGLPLTVPVADAP, from the coding sequence ATGTCCATTCTGGCCGAACGCGGACCGGCGCGCCCGGCGACTCCGGTCCCGGCGCAGCCCCGCCCCGTGCACGTGCTGCGCGGCCGCCGCGGCGAAGTGCAGCGCCCGCCGACCCGCGCACGGGTCGTCGCGGGCCGCCGCCCGGCGGGCTCGCCCTGCGCGGCACCCCGGCGCGTACCGGTGCGGTGGCCGTGGCTCGCCGCACTCGCCGTCGCGAGCTGCCTGGTGGTCGCCGGCCTCGGCCTGCTGGGTGGCGGCGCTTCGGGGGCCCCGGTGCCCGAGCGCACCGCGACGGTGTCGGTCGAGCAGGGCGACACGCTGTCCTCCCTGGCCGCACGCTTCGCGCCGCAGAGCGAGCCGGGCGCGGTCGTCGCCCGGATCAAGGAGCTCAACCGCCTGGACCAGGCTGTTTTGGTGCCCGGGCTGCCCCTGACGGTCCCGGTCGCCGACGCGCCTTGA
- the hflX gene encoding GTPase HflX: protein MTELTHTEDHDDDLYDGDPSTGEMELEDRASLRRVRGLSTELEDVTEVEYRQLRLERVVLVGVWTEGTALQSEASLAELARLAETAGSEVLEGLIQRRPKPDPATYIGSGKVKELRDIVGSTGADTVICDGELSPGQLRQLEEKVKVKVIDRTALILDIFAQHARSKEGKAQVELAQLQYLIPRLRGWGASLSRQAGGRAGGANGGVGLRGPGETKLETDRRRINKRVAKLRREIAAMDTIRETKRGRRLANEVPSVAIVGYTNAGKSSLLNALTGAGVLVEDALFATLDPTTRRAQTADGRGYTLTDTVGFVRHLPHQLVDAFRSTLEEAADADLLLHVVDGADPAPEEQVSAVREVLGEITRKRKEPLPPELLVINKIDASDEVSLARLRHALAGSVQVSARTGAGIAELVEVLADRLPRPEVTVEVLVPYTRGELVARAHADGEVLEEEHVEDGTRLLVRVRPDLAAALREYETNSTRA, encoded by the coding sequence ATGACAGAACTGACACACACCGAAGACCACGACGACGACCTGTACGACGGAGACCCGTCGACAGGTGAGATGGAGCTCGAAGACCGGGCGTCGCTGCGCCGGGTCAGGGGACTGTCCACGGAGCTCGAGGACGTCACCGAGGTCGAGTACCGGCAACTGCGGCTCGAACGCGTCGTGCTGGTCGGCGTGTGGACCGAGGGCACGGCCCTGCAGTCCGAGGCGTCGCTGGCCGAGCTGGCGCGCCTGGCCGAGACAGCGGGCTCGGAGGTCCTCGAAGGCCTCATTCAGCGGCGTCCGAAGCCGGACCCGGCCACCTACATCGGTTCGGGCAAGGTCAAGGAGCTGCGGGACATCGTCGGCTCCACCGGCGCCGACACCGTGATCTGCGACGGCGAGCTCTCGCCGGGCCAGCTGCGGCAGCTCGAGGAGAAGGTCAAGGTCAAGGTCATCGACCGGACCGCCCTGATCCTCGACATCTTCGCCCAGCACGCCCGGTCCAAGGAGGGCAAGGCGCAGGTCGAGCTGGCCCAGCTGCAGTACCTGATCCCGCGGCTGCGCGGGTGGGGTGCGTCGCTGTCCCGGCAGGCCGGTGGCCGCGCCGGTGGCGCGAACGGCGGCGTGGGCCTGCGCGGTCCCGGTGAGACCAAGCTCGAGACCGACCGGCGGCGGATCAACAAGCGCGTGGCGAAGCTGCGTCGCGAGATCGCCGCCATGGACACCATCCGCGAGACCAAGCGCGGGCGGCGGCTGGCCAACGAGGTGCCCAGCGTGGCGATCGTCGGCTACACCAACGCCGGCAAGTCGAGCTTGCTCAACGCGCTGACCGGGGCCGGGGTGCTGGTGGAGGACGCGCTGTTCGCCACCCTCGACCCGACCACGCGGCGCGCGCAGACCGCGGACGGGCGCGGCTACACGCTGACCGACACCGTCGGGTTCGTGCGGCACCTGCCGCACCAGCTGGTGGACGCGTTCCGCTCGACGCTGGAGGAGGCCGCGGACGCGGACCTGCTGCTGCACGTGGTGGACGGGGCCGACCCGGCACCGGAGGAGCAGGTCAGCGCCGTGCGCGAGGTGCTCGGCGAGATCACCCGCAAGCGCAAGGAGCCGCTCCCGCCGGAGCTGCTGGTGATCAACAAGATCGACGCGTCCGACGAGGTCAGCCTCGCCCGGCTGCGGCACGCGCTGGCCGGCTCGGTCCAGGTCTCGGCGCGGACCGGGGCGGGCATCGCCGAACTCGTCGAGGTGCTCGCCGACCGCCTGCCTCGGCCGGAGGTCACCGTCGAGGTCCTCGTGCCCTACACGCGCGGCGAACTGGTCGCGCGGGCGCACGCGGACGGCGAAGTCCTCGAAGAGGAGCACGTCGAGGACGGCACGCGCCTGCTGGTGCGGGTCCGCCCGGACCTCGCCGCGGCTTTGCGCGAGTACGAGACCAACTCGACCAGGGCCTGA
- the miaA gene encoding tRNA (adenosine(37)-N6)-dimethylallyltransferase MiaA: MNSLVVPLAVVGPTATGKTALAVDLALELGGEVVNADALQLYRGMDIGTAKATEDERRGVPHHLLDVLDVTETASVAAYQRHARAEIERLLAAGRVPVLTGGSGLYVQAVLDDLRFPGTEPAVRARLDAEAEQLGTPALYTRLSERDPAAAAAILPTNTRRIVRALEVIEITGEPFSANLPKPGPARYGTVVIGVDREPAELDERVDERVRRMFAAGLVDEVRELEKRGLREGKTAARALGYQQVLAELDGEGDFEAAAAATAQATRRFVRKQRSWFRRDQRIHWFGGADPGLAARVLDTLGR, from the coding sequence GTGAACAGCCTCGTCGTCCCGCTCGCGGTGGTCGGGCCGACGGCCACCGGGAAGACCGCGCTGGCCGTGGACCTCGCCCTCGAACTCGGCGGCGAAGTCGTCAACGCCGACGCGCTGCAGCTCTACCGGGGCATGGACATCGGCACCGCGAAGGCCACCGAGGACGAGCGCCGCGGCGTCCCGCACCACCTGCTCGACGTGCTGGACGTGACCGAAACGGCGTCGGTCGCGGCCTACCAGCGCCACGCGCGGGCCGAGATCGAACGGCTGCTGGCCGCCGGGCGCGTGCCGGTGCTGACCGGCGGGTCCGGCCTGTACGTCCAGGCGGTGCTCGACGACCTGCGCTTCCCGGGCACCGAGCCGGCCGTCCGGGCCCGGCTGGACGCGGAGGCGGAGCAGCTCGGCACCCCCGCGTTGTACACCCGGTTGAGTGAACGCGATCCGGCCGCGGCGGCCGCGATCCTGCCGACGAACACCCGGCGGATCGTGCGCGCCCTCGAAGTCATCGAGATCACCGGCGAGCCGTTCTCGGCGAACCTCCCCAAGCCCGGGCCCGCCCGCTACGGCACGGTCGTGATCGGCGTCGACCGGGAGCCTGCGGAGCTCGACGAGCGCGTCGACGAACGCGTCCGGCGCATGTTCGCCGCCGGGCTGGTCGACGAAGTGCGCGAACTCGAGAAGCGAGGTCTGCGCGAAGGCAAGACGGCGGCGCGGGCGCTCGGCTACCAGCAGGTGCTCGCCGAACTCGACGGTGAGGGCGACTTCGAAGCGGCCGCGGCGGCGACGGCGCAGGCGACGCGGCGGTTCGTCCGGAAGCAACGTTCCTGGTTCCGGCGCGACCAGCGGATCCACTGGTTCGGTGGCGCCGATCCGGGGCTGGCCGCGCGCGTCCTGGATACCCTGGGCCGGTAA